The proteins below come from a single Paroceanicella profunda genomic window:
- a CDS encoding ATP-binding protein produces MMLARLSRWLDPRASLGGRLTFFALLPATVLISLALAFGNWHVSREAARQEREHLVGVAAQVARQIELGNARAMTAAQMMADVQASGLYGNLPGSVAFLRRVMEHAPDFTSAYVAYDAAPGPPVPPRAAPGDTGLPGSAPGGQAPAGPGASGPQAAPGAAPGEDVPATDAQTPDGQAPGTSQEGTRGQTSGDTAADAPGGQPPGDTAAGASGGQAPGETSAEAPGGQASPGAAPGAPGDGALADAAQPGIARAFDARGRFLPRWERDPLSGTLHLEALDDLDTSLPYTGVRNAFLATGMRGPTVSEPHAHADQVHVDTLAPVVVDGVFRGVAGVGQSLPTIAASLGVAARDHGVDILLLSQQNRLIADTMPDGATHRTQPISDLPLGATLAPLLLRDSDGRFLTARDPETGRAIGFASFPVAAGNWLVVVRSAEGMATGPLVRAMAHTGWLVLGAQAIAILLLVLGTRHISRSIGSAVQGARSIARGATDWTPAHAPGADEPGQLQRSFAELCDSYREMTAICEAIAKGDFSRRLDPRSTEDRLARAINDIIRTRSAAEDALRAAEARSSLILASVEDGIIGLDPEGVATFVNRAAAAMLGYEAADLIGAPVAETMRRPPGSAAHPDAELLWRADGTSFPVEYSTTPILRAGTTIGSVIVFRDITARRAAEGEIRAAHRRLQEILDNSNMLVVIKDPDGRYQLTNAEFDRKFGRTCEGLDDEALFPPEVVSELRAHEAQVLAGGMPMQFEEAMPVDGVVHTFITTRFPLKDETGAPYAVVAVATDISARKAMERELSARVEELGEARRAALNMMSDLSEERKLADGLRARAEAASAAKSSFLAMMSHEIRTPMNGVIGMIDLLRDTGMDADQSAMLETARDSAFALLQIINDILDISKIEAGKMTMEVVGVEVQEVVEGVAETLALSAAQRGVRLSVHVAPDLPGQVLSDPVRLRQILFNLVGNAIKFTAGVEGRPRTVSLRAEATGTPRPDGRQMVRFTVRDTGIGISAEAIGRLFQPFSQSDSSTARRFGGTGLGLSICKTLSELMGGTITVTSTPEEGSCFTVDLPLMPDAAAAGAPSALPDLTGLTLGVMTLYADTADTVTAYCTRQGAETLRLADLAALRAAAPGLDVLLISGALGPDIVTPALTQYRVARPGGPCVLLSTDPVGRRGPAVPGTVVTDARPVRRARLLRAVAVAAGRLDPAAREETRAAPAPRAPSPEAARTAGRMVLVAEDNPSNRDVLRRQLERLGHACEITSNGVEALAAFRAAPGAYGALLTDCHMARMDGFALASAIRAIEAGGPDRLPIIAVTANALQGEGPRCVAAGMDDFLPKPVDMARLRDVLGRWLGAPAVALPEPRPRDEALRLRAGTLHSSITAGIARRDAEAVRLAAATLATTAAEAGAREIARLARALEGAAAALPPEAGLAPLHGFARDIGRAVSALDGETAPRPGGRVAPAPGGMLHAPPPPAPLRSLDPSGLMTMFSDETTVRDILRDFVHPARGIAGEIEAGLRGQSADAICKAAHKLRSSSRAVGAHVLADLCEAFEEAGLRGDWPTLHDLHPKLEPTLHAAFRQIDALVADIPDRPA; encoded by the coding sequence ATGATGCTGGCGCGCCTGTCCCGCTGGCTGGACCCGCGCGCCAGCCTGGGCGGGCGGCTGACCTTCTTCGCCCTGCTGCCGGCCACGGTGCTGATCTCCCTCGCCCTCGCCTTCGGCAACTGGCACGTGAGCCGGGAGGCCGCCCGGCAGGAGCGGGAGCACCTGGTGGGCGTCGCCGCGCAGGTTGCCCGGCAGATCGAACTCGGCAACGCGCGGGCGATGACCGCGGCGCAGATGATGGCGGACGTGCAGGCCTCCGGCCTCTACGGCAACCTGCCCGGGTCCGTCGCCTTCCTGCGCCGGGTGATGGAGCATGCGCCGGATTTCACCTCCGCCTATGTCGCCTACGACGCCGCCCCCGGCCCGCCCGTGCCGCCCCGCGCCGCTCCCGGAGACACTGGCCTCCCGGGCAGCGCACCCGGCGGGCAGGCCCCCGCCGGCCCCGGCGCATCCGGCCCGCAGGCCGCTCCCGGTGCGGCCCCCGGGGAGGACGTGCCCGCCACCGACGCGCAGACGCCCGACGGACAGGCTCCCGGCACGTCTCAGGAGGGGACCCGCGGGCAGACATCCGGCGACACCGCAGCGGACGCACCCGGCGGGCAACCCCCTGGCGACACCGCAGCGGGCGCATCCGGCGGGCAGGCCCCTGGAGAGACCTCCGCGGAAGCGCCCGGCGGGCAGGCCAGTCCCGGTGCTGCCCCGGGGGCGCCGGGCGACGGCGCGCTTGCCGACGCGGCACAGCCGGGCATCGCCCGGGCCTTCGACGCGCGGGGCCGCTTCCTGCCCCGGTGGGAGCGCGACCCGCTGAGCGGCACCCTGCATCTCGAAGCGCTCGACGACCTGGATACCAGCCTCCCCTACACCGGGGTGCGCAACGCCTTCCTGGCCACCGGCATGCGCGGCCCCACGGTGAGCGAGCCCCATGCTCATGCCGATCAGGTGCATGTGGACACGCTGGCCCCCGTGGTGGTCGACGGGGTGTTCCGCGGCGTGGCCGGGGTGGGGCAGTCCCTGCCCACGATCGCCGCGAGCCTGGGCGTCGCGGCCCGGGACCATGGGGTCGACATCCTGCTCCTGAGCCAGCAGAACCGGCTGATCGCCGACACCATGCCCGACGGCGCCACGCACCGCACCCAGCCGATCAGCGACCTCCCGCTCGGCGCCACGCTCGCGCCCCTGCTGCTGCGCGACAGCGACGGCCGGTTCCTGACGGCGCGGGACCCGGAGACGGGCCGGGCCATCGGTTTCGCCAGCTTCCCTGTGGCGGCCGGAAACTGGCTCGTGGTGGTGCGCAGCGCCGAGGGCATGGCAACCGGGCCGCTGGTGCGCGCGATGGCCCACACCGGCTGGCTGGTGCTGGGTGCGCAGGCCATCGCGATCCTGCTGCTGGTGCTCGGCACCCGCCACATCAGCCGCAGCATCGGCTCGGCGGTGCAGGGCGCGCGCAGCATCGCGCGCGGCGCCACGGACTGGACGCCCGCGCATGCCCCCGGCGCCGACGAACCGGGCCAGCTGCAGCGCAGCTTCGCCGAGCTCTGCGACAGCTACCGCGAGATGACCGCGATCTGCGAGGCCATCGCCAAGGGGGATTTCAGCCGCCGGCTGGACCCGCGCTCGACGGAGGACCGGCTGGCCCGGGCGATCAACGACATCATCCGCACCCGCTCCGCCGCCGAGGACGCCCTGCGCGCCGCCGAAGCGCGCAGCAGCCTGATCCTCGCCTCGGTGGAGGACGGCATCATCGGGCTGGACCCGGAGGGCGTGGCCACCTTCGTGAACCGCGCCGCGGCCGCGATGCTGGGCTACGAGGCCGCGGACCTCATCGGCGCACCGGTGGCCGAGACCATGCGCCGCCCTCCGGGCAGCGCCGCGCATCCCGATGCCGAACTGCTCTGGCGCGCGGACGGCACCTCCTTCCCGGTGGAATATTCCACCACGCCGATCCTGCGTGCCGGCACGACGATCGGCAGCGTGATCGTGTTCCGCGACATCACCGCCCGGCGCGCCGCCGAGGGGGAGATCCGCGCCGCGCACCGGCGCCTGCAGGAGATCCTCGACAATTCCAACATGCTCGTGGTGATCAAGGACCCGGACGGGCGCTACCAGCTCACCAACGCGGAGTTCGACCGCAAGTTCGGCCGCACCTGCGAGGGGCTGGACGACGAGGCGCTGTTCCCGCCGGAGGTGGTGAGCGAGCTGCGCGCGCACGAGGCGCAGGTGCTGGCCGGCGGCATGCCGATGCAGTTCGAGGAAGCCATGCCCGTGGACGGGGTGGTGCACACCTTCATCACCACGCGCTTCCCCCTGAAGGACGAGACCGGCGCGCCCTATGCGGTGGTGGCGGTGGCCACGGACATCTCGGCGCGCAAGGCGATGGAACGCGAGCTCTCCGCCCGGGTGGAGGAGCTGGGCGAGGCCCGCCGCGCGGCCCTCAACATGATGTCCGACCTCTCGGAGGAGCGCAAGCTGGCCGACGGCCTGCGCGCCCGTGCCGAGGCGGCGAGCGCCGCGAAGTCAAGCTTCCTCGCCATGATGAGCCACGAGATCCGCACGCCGATGAACGGGGTGATCGGCATGATCGACCTGCTGCGCGACACCGGGATGGATGCCGACCAGTCCGCCATGCTGGAAACCGCGCGGGATTCCGCCTTCGCCCTGCTGCAGATCATCAACGACATCCTCGACATCTCCAAGATCGAGGCCGGCAAGATGACCATGGAGGTCGTCGGGGTGGAGGTGCAGGAGGTCGTGGAGGGCGTGGCGGAGACCCTCGCGCTCTCCGCCGCTCAGCGCGGCGTGCGGCTGAGCGTGCATGTCGCCCCCGACCTGCCCGGCCAGGTGCTTTCCGACCCGGTGCGCCTGCGCCAGATCCTGTTCAACCTGGTGGGCAACGCGATCAAGTTCACCGCCGGGGTGGAGGGCCGCCCCCGCACCGTCTCCCTGCGCGCGGAGGCAACCGGCACCCCACGCCCCGACGGCCGGCAGATGGTGCGCTTCACGGTCCGCGACACCGGCATAGGCATTTCCGCCGAGGCGATCGGGCGGCTGTTCCAGCCGTTCTCGCAGAGCGATTCCAGCACCGCGCGGCGCTTCGGCGGCACCGGGCTGGGCCTGTCGATCTGCAAGACGCTGAGCGAGCTGATGGGCGGCACCATCACCGTGACCAGCACCCCGGAGGAGGGCTCCTGCTTCACCGTGGACCTGCCGCTCATGCCCGATGCGGCGGCGGCCGGGGCGCCCTCCGCCCTGCCCGATCTCACTGGCCTCACCCTGGGGGTGATGACCCTCTACGCCGACACGGCCGACACCGTGACCGCCTATTGCACCCGCCAGGGCGCGGAGACCCTGCGCCTCGCGGATCTCGCCGCCCTGCGCGCCGCCGCCCCCGGCCTCGACGTGCTGCTGATCTCCGGCGCGCTGGGGCCGGACATCGTGACCCCGGCCCTGACGCAGTACCGCGTCGCCCGCCCGGGCGGGCCCTGCGTGCTGCTGAGCACAGACCCGGTGGGCCGGCGCGGCCCGGCCGTCCCCGGCACCGTGGTGACGGATGCGCGCCCGGTGCGCCGGGCCCGGCTGCTGCGCGCCGTGGCCGTGGCCGCCGGCCGGCTCGACCCGGCCGCGCGGGAGGAGACCCGCGCCGCCCCCGCGCCGCGCGCGCCCTCGCCGGAGGCGGCACGGACCGCCGGGCGCATGGTGCTGGTCGCCGAGGACAACCCCTCGAACCGCGACGTGCTGCGCCGCCAGCTCGAACGGCTGGGCCATGCCTGCGAGATCACCTCCAACGGGGTGGAGGCGCTGGCCGCCTTCCGCGCCGCGCCGGGGGCCTATGGCGCGCTGCTCACCGATTGCCACATGGCGCGCATGGACGGGTTCGCACTCGCCAGCGCCATCCGCGCGATCGAGGCCGGCGGGCCGGACCGGCTGCCGATCATCGCCGTCACCGCGAACGCGCTGCAGGGCGAGGGCCCGCGCTGCGTGGCCGCCGGCATGGACGATTTCCTGCCCAAGCCGGTGGACATGGCCCGGCTGCGCGACGTGCTGGGCCGCTGGCTCGGCGCGCCCGCCGTGGCCCTGCCGGAGCCCCGCCCGCGCGACGAGGCCCTGCGCCTGCGGGCCGGAACCCTGCACAGCTCGATCACCGCCGGCATCGCGCGGCGCGACGCGGAGGCCGTGCGCCTCGCCGCCGCCACCCTCGCGACCACCGCCGCGGAGGCCGGCGCGCGGGAGATCGCCCGCCTGGCCCGCGCGCTGGAGGGCGCCGCCGCCGCGCTGCCGCCCGAGGCCGGCCTCGCCCCGCTGCACGGTTTCGCACGCGACATCGGCCGGGCCGTCTCCGCCCTGGACGGGGAGACCGCCCCCCGCCCGGGCGGGCGCGTGGCCCCCGCGCCCGGCGGCATGCTGCACGCCCCGCCGCCGCCCGCCCCGCTGCGATCGCTCGACCCCAGCGGCCTGATGACGATGTTCAGCGACGAGACCACGGTGCGCGACATCCTGCGCGACTTCGTGCACCCCGCGCGCGGCATCGCCGGGGAGATCGAGGCCGGGCTGCGCGGCCAGTCCGCCGATGCGATCTGCAAGGCCGCGCACAAGTTGCGCTCCTCCTCGCGCGCGGTGGGCGCGCATGTGCTGGCCGACCTCTGCGAGGCCTTCGAGGAGGCCGGACTGCGCGGCGACTGGCCCACCCTGCACGACCTGCATCCGAAGCTGGAGCCGACCCTGCACGCCGCCTTCCGCCAGATCGACGCCCTCGTGGCCGACATCCCGGACAGACCGGCGTGA
- a CDS encoding EAL domain-containing response regulator → MPVMCGLNVLVIDDEPFMRSLVSRLLSVMGAASVTACAEGRAALDTGVSGIDLVLCDLNMPGMDGLEFLRLLAETRYQGAVVLMSGENPRILETALSLARAHGLDVRGALAKPITPDALRAVLPRALPARAEAPAPGPGPEPDCDVPFTPEDLARAITARAVEVHFQPKVRVSDGKVIGAEALARWRLDGRPVPPARFILCAEENGLIDALTDVVFSKAVRQAGRWQAAGRNLKVSVNISVLSLDRLDLPDYIVDTAAAAGVDPTALVIELTESRLMTDLRRPLEVLTRLRLKGVGLAIDDFGTGYSTLEQLRRIPFTELKVDRLFVAGAAQDATARAILESSVALARALGLETVAEGTETREDWDLMSALGVDMVQGFFVARPMPAEEFDAWHAL, encoded by the coding sequence ATGCCCGTGATGTGCGGCCTCAATGTCCTCGTCATCGACGACGAGCCCTTCATGCGGTCGCTGGTGAGCCGGCTGCTGAGCGTGATGGGCGCCGCCTCGGTGACCGCCTGCGCCGAGGGGCGCGCCGCGCTCGACACCGGCGTGTCCGGCATCGACCTGGTGCTGTGCGACCTCAACATGCCGGGCATGGACGGGCTGGAGTTCCTGCGCCTGCTGGCGGAGACCCGCTACCAGGGCGCCGTGGTGCTGATGAGCGGCGAGAACCCGCGCATTCTGGAGACCGCGCTGTCGCTGGCGCGCGCGCATGGGCTGGACGTGCGTGGCGCGCTGGCCAAGCCGATCACGCCGGATGCGCTGCGCGCGGTCCTGCCCCGTGCGCTTCCCGCGCGCGCAGAGGCTCCCGCACCCGGCCCCGGCCCGGAGCCGGACTGCGACGTGCCCTTCACCCCGGAAGACCTCGCGCGGGCCATCACCGCCCGGGCGGTGGAGGTGCATTTCCAGCCCAAGGTGCGGGTGAGCGACGGGAAGGTGATCGGGGCGGAGGCGCTGGCGCGATGGCGGCTGGACGGCCGGCCCGTGCCCCCCGCGCGGTTCATCCTGTGCGCCGAGGAAAACGGGCTGATCGACGCGCTGACCGACGTGGTGTTCAGCAAGGCGGTGCGGCAGGCCGGCCGCTGGCAGGCCGCCGGCCGGAACCTGAAGGTGTCGGTGAACATCTCCGTGCTGTCGCTGGACCGGCTGGACCTGCCGGATTACATCGTCGACACCGCCGCCGCGGCCGGGGTGGACCCCACCGCGCTGGTGATCGAGCTGACCGAGAGCCGCCTGATGACCGACCTGCGCCGGCCTCTCGAAGTGCTCACCCGGCTGCGGCTGAAGGGCGTGGGCCTCGCGATCGACGATTTCGGCACCGGCTATTCCACCCTGGAACAACTGCGCCGCATTCCCTTCACCGAGCTGAAGGTGGACCGGCTGTTCGTGGCCGGTGCGGCGCAGGATGCCACCGCCCGGGCGATCCTGGAATCGAGCGTCGCCCTGGCGCGCGCGCTCGGCCTGGAGACGGTGGCCGAGGGCACGGAGACCCGGGAGGACTGGGACCTGATGAGCGCCCTCGGCGTGGACATGGTGCAGGGCTTTTTCGTGGCACGCCCGATGCCGGCGGAGGAATTCGACGCCTGGCACGCCCTCTGA